The sequence CCATACAAAGCATCAGCAAAGCCTGTCCCATCTTTTTTGACCTGAAACGATCCATTGACTTTTCAAATAATATAACAGCAAAGCCTGACCACGCAAGTGCAATACTAAAAGACTGGGTGGCCGCATATCCTATGACATCAACGTATGCCGACGATACGCAAATTGCCATTGTAATTACAAAAGCCAAAAACTCTTTCTTTGTTTTTTCGCGGAGCCATGTATGTAATACAAAAGCAAAGAAAAGCATGAACAACCATGAAATCCACCGAATGAGAACCGTATTCATATTGCCCACGAAAACTTGTCCCAACACCGCGCCAATCGGCCTTAATGTTGCCATATGCAAAACGACTATATCCGTTGTACGATCAAAAGAACCGAACATCCATAAATCGTCGTAATAATAATATCCTTTTATCAGTAACGGAAGGTATACAATAAAAAACGCTATAATAATTAGTAATTCATATTTATATTTTGCCCAAAAAGACATATTAGGGGAAATAGTTATGCTTTTTAATATATAATAAAGTGCTCCTGAACTTGCTGCCGCCATAAATAATGCTACATAAATTTTTAGCCCCGTATACTTTTGGGGGGTAGTTAATATAAAAACAAGCGCTAAAAATACAAAAAGCGCCAAGAAAATTGTTACATTAACCTTATTGACAAATTTTTTTGGATAAATCAATTTTTGCTTCTCTCCCATTGCCTCTTCCTTTCACGCAAGCTTATCCCACCATAGCAACACCACACACGCCTCTCCGGCTATCACAACAATCCGTCATATTTCTTTTAAGATCGCCGCCGCGATTTTATCCGTATCCACCCCTGCATAACACGGCAAGGTAATCGTGTTTTGCTCCAGATACAGCGCATTCGGCTGGACGCTGTTGTACTTTTCCTTATAATAACTACAATTTGACAAACAATAAGTTCCTATCGTACTTTCAATTTCCCTATCTTTCAAAGATTGTACCAATTGATCGCGTTTTACCCTTTCCGGCACTGTAAACACCAGACTTTGTATATTGTGAATCGCATTATCCGCACATTTTTGAGCAGTATACCCTGCTTCGCTGATTTGCTCAGTCAGCGCTTTTTGTATTGCAATACGCTCCTTAACGATTTCATTTAATTTTTCCAGTTGTTTGATCAGCATCAGGCATTGCAATTCCGGCAGTCTGTAGTTATAGCCGTATGTGATAAAATCCATTTTTCCATCTTTCAGGACCGCCCCATGCGCCAATTTTACGTTCAGCTTTTCCGCGTATTCATCATTGTTTGTCGTGATCGCGCCACCTTCTCCTGCTGTCAACAATTTGCGCGGATGAAAACTAAAACATTCCAAATCAGCTAAATTACCTATTTTTATGCCATCTATAGAACTACCGATTGCGCAGGCGGCGTCATTGATTAAAGGAATATCATGCGCTTTGCATATTTCAGAAACTTTATCTAAGCCCGACGGATTTCCCAAAGCACAAACAAAAATGACCGCTTTTGTTTGTGCCGTAATCTTTCTTTCCAGTTCTTCCGGAAGCATATTGTATGTTTCCAGGCTCACATCCGCGAACACAGGAGTCGCTCCACACGCTTCCACAACATTTACTGTCGCAGGAAAAGAAAAATCTGATACAACCACTTCGTCCCCGCTTCCAATATTCAGTATCTCCAGACAGGCGGCAAGCGCTGTTGTTGCCGATGTAGCATTAAAACTGTGCTTAGCTCCGATATATTCACACATTTTTTTGGGAAATTCAACAGAATATTTCCCGCGAGTAAGGATTCCGCTGTCGAATATTTCCCTGAATTCCTTTTCCACTTCTTCAAAACTGATATACGGCTTTATCAACTTAATCATATCGTTTGCCTCTTATAATTTTATATTCTCTTGATACCAGTCAAGCGTTTTGGCCAGACCATCTTCAAACCGAACCGGCTCAAATGCTATCAGCGTATGCAGCTTTGCATTACTTGCAT comes from Christensenellaceae bacterium and encodes:
- a CDS encoding aminotransferase DegT, which gives rise to MIKLIKPYISFEEVEKEFREIFDSGILTRGKYSVEFPKKMCEYIGAKHSFNATSATTALAACLEILNIGSGDEVVVSDFSFPATVNVVEACGATPVFADVSLETYNMLPEELERKITAQTKAVIFVCALGNPSGLDKVSEICKAHDIPLINDAACAIGSSIDGIKIGNLADLECFSFHPRKLLTAGEGGAITTNNDEYAEKLNVKLAHGAVLKDGKMDFITYGYNYRLPELQCLMLIKQLEKLNEIVKERIAIQKALTEQISEAGYTAQKCADNAIHNIQSLVFTVPERVKRDQLVQSLKDREIESTIGTYCLSNCSYYKEKYNSVQPNALYLEQNTITLPCYAGVDTDKIAAAILKEI